The Actinosynnema mirum DSM 43827 genomic interval AGCACCGGCTGGCCCTCCGCGGGGTCACGATCAGCGTGGCCACCCTGAGCTACTGGCAGTCGGGGCGCCGCCGCCCCGAGCGCCCTGAGTCGCTGGAGGCCCTGAGGCACCTGGAGACCGTGCTCGGCGTGCCCTCCTCGGGCCTGTCCGCGCTGCTCGGACCCCCGAGGCCGCGCGGGCGCCGCTCCCGCCCGACCACCATGATGCCGATCGACGCGCTGTGGTCGCGCCGCGAGCGGGTCGCGAACCTGCTCAGCAAGGTCGACACCACCTCCGACGTGAAGCTGGGCCGCATCAGCCAGCACGACCGCGTGGAGATCGCCGCCGACGGCGGGCAGCGGTCCGTGTGGGTGCGGCAGATCCTGCGCGCCGAGCAGGACGGCCCCGACCGCTGGGCGCTGGTGTTCGAGACCGAGGAGTCCAACGTGCTGCCGCAGGTCGTGAACCTGCGCAACTGCCACCTCGGCCGCGTCGTGCAGGACCCCGAGGTCAACATCATGGCCGCCGAGATGATGTTCGAGCGCCCGCTGGCCAGGGGCGAGACGCTCATCATGGAGTACGAGCTGCTGTTCGCCGAGGGCCACTACCCGCCCGGCAACAACACGTTCGCCCGCAAGTTCCGGCTGCCGGTGCGCGAGTACGTGATCGAGGTCCGCTTCGACCCCGGCTACCTCCCGTCGCGCTGCCAGCAGTTCAGCGTGCCCGCGGGCGACGAGACCCCGTCGCGCCGCCGCAACCTCGCGCTGGACAACGCGGGCGGCGTGCACGCGGTCGCGCTCGGCTTCGGCCCCGGCGTGTTCGGCATCCGCTGGGAGTGGCCCCAGTAGTCCCACCCGTTGGGAAGGCCCCCGTGGGATATCCCACGGGGGCCTTCTTCGTCACAGCAAGCCTTCCAGGGCCGCGGAACCGCCCGGAACGGACACCGAATCCCGCTCAGCGGACGCCCGGAGCCCGAGCGGTCGCGGTCCCGGAGCTCAACTCCGGGACCGCGGCGCCCCGATCACACGCGCCTGATCACACGTACCCGGTCACCTTCAGCGCCACGTCGCGCACCGAGCCGGTGTCCGACGCAGCCGAGTCGACGACCTTGAACGTCCACGTGCCGTCCGCCGAGCCGTTCAGCAGCGGCGCCAGCGGCGTCACCGGCCGCCACGACCCGGTGAACGGCGCCTGCGCGCTCGTCACCGAGGAGAACGCGGCGGTCGCCGAGTCGTCGAACACGACCTGGCACAGGTTGTTGCCCGAGCTGCCGTGGCGCTGGAACAGCGTCG includes:
- a CDS encoding helix-turn-helix domain-containing protein, translated to MTNAAGRPNVSVDELDSTGHGSLAQLLTTGPFPEALRAAIKASRLSLDRIQHRLALRGVTISVATLSYWQSGRRRPERPESLEALRHLETVLGVPSSGLSALLGPPRPRGRRSRPTTMMPIDALWSRRERVANLLSKVDTTSDVKLGRISQHDRVEIAADGGQRSVWVRQILRAEQDGPDRWALVFETEESNVLPQVVNLRNCHLGRVVQDPEVNIMAAEMMFERPLARGETLIMEYELLFAEGHYPPGNNTFARKFRLPVREYVIEVRFDPGYLPSRCQQFSVPAGDETPSRRRNLALDNAGGVHAVALGFGPGVFGIRWEWPQ